The Methanohalophilus portucalensis DNA window GGATACTATTGGTAGAAACGTACGTATAGTCACTCCTTCTAAAATGGTGGATGGCAGAGCAATTGGGATAAGCCTCTCCGGGGGTTTGCTTTTGCAGAAAAATGATGGTTCAACCGAAGAAATTATGTCTGGCCGCTGTATCTACATCTGACGGGGATTGTGATGAAGAACATTCCATATTTTAAAATTTTTTATTGTTTTATACTATGTAGTATTCTTTTATGTGGTGTGGTAACTGCCGGGGATTCGGAAGTAATTCTCAATGGGACTTCCGTGTATGTCAAAGCTGGAGAAAGTTTTGATTTTGAGCAGGATTACTCTCTGCATGTCAAGTATGTCAATCCTGAAAGTGAGAGGGTATGGGTATCCCTTTCATTGAATGGTGAAAGTGTGGCTGATTCCATTCTGGGTAAGGATGAGGTATTTACCTACTCCAGTAATTCATCAACGGTATTCAATATTACAATGGATAGGATATATTATGGTTCCAGTGGTGAGCTGGTAACTTTTGAACCGGTTTATCAATATGTGGATCACAGATATCCTTATAATCCGGATGATGAAAAGGTGCAGAATAAAGTGCCAAATACATCTGAAAATGAATCTAAAAAGCAGGGAGTGCCTTTTTTAAACCCGGCACTCCTGGTTCTGTTTGCACTTCTGTTACCCTATGTTTATGAACACAGGTAATTTTAGAGTTTGATATCTCCTTTATCCATAAGGACTCTCAGTTCTTCAAGACTGAGTTTGCCGGTCTTTTCAAACTTTTCTTTTGCGGCAACGTGCTGATTACTCTTTTTTTGTTCGTCCTTATGAGTTTGTATATCATTCAATTTATCAAGATAGATGCTAAGTTCATCCCTCAAACTAGATATTTTTGTTTTGAGAGGATCTATCTTTTCACGAGTAGGAGCAATTACCTGGTAGGTTTCTTTAATCTGCGAATGGAATTTATCCGCTTCTTTACGGATCTCATCGACCTGCTTATATAGCTCTATCATATTCAAATGATGTTGCTGGGATTTTTCTGCAAGTTGCTTTATTTCCTTTGAAACATCTCTTTCCTCGTCACCAATGTCCCTGGTATTTTCATAAATATTGATGACCTGCTTGTGGAAATCATTGGCAGCTTTTGCTGCTTCAAGACGCTTTTCCAGTTCGTTGAGTTTTTCAAAAAGATCCTGCTCGTGCTTCAGGGGAATGTCAGCGTTGAGGAATTTATCAAGGTCTTCTGCATAGGCTTTAGAAAGGGTTTCCAAACTCCCTTTTGATTGTTCGTTATATTGATCACGCTTTTTCTTGAGATCATTTATGTCTTTTACGACCTTGTTTCTTTCACCAGCAACTTCATTCCTTCTGGATTTTAAATCAGCTATCTTCTTGTTGATCTCATCACGTTGAGTTTTTTCTTCCCGTGCCTCTTTTGCAAGTTCCCTGACTTTTGCATTGAGCTCATTCCTTTTCTCTTTGAGTTCATCAATATTAGTTTTATGAAGTTTGAGCTCTTCGAAAACCCCTTTTAAGCTCTTTTCATGCTGGGATATCTCTTTCCTGTAATTATTTACAGTATCTTTGAGTTCACGTTCTGTCATTGAAGATACATCTTTCATGCAACATTCCCCGCAATCACTTCTTTTTGGTTTTTCCAGTACTCAAGTGCTTCTTTGTGGCTTTTGATCCTTCTCTCCAGCCAGTTATGTCTGGGTTTTTTTTCACCAAGTTCTTTATGAATCTGATCCAGGTTTTCTTCCTTTTCCATAGATTTTATCAGGGATGATATTTCGGAGGAAGCTTTTGAAGCTTCTTGTATGCGGGCTTTTATCTGGCTGGTGTATTCGCGTGTATTCTCGTTTTCAAGTTCAGCTATTTTTCCCAGGACATCTTGAATAGTTTTTTCTTCATTTTCCAGCTGCCTTGTCCTTTTCAACTCCTCTATGTCATCATTTGTGGAGTGCATAATTCGATTATCAAGTTCTTCGGGACAGGCTGTGAACATTTCTCCCAGCAGATTATTCGCCTGGTGATACAATTGCTGCTTTTTTTCCTTGAGTACTTCTAAGCGGTTTTTCTCTTCTTCTCTTTTCTTTTTAGAGTTGCTTATTGTATCCTCGAGTTTTTTAACTTCATACTCAAGTTTACTGTATTCCGCATTGTACTCATTCAGAAACTTCTGGTGTTTTTCAATCACACCATTCACCAATCCTTCTTTGCCAGGGAAGGGTGAATTTTCTTCAACTGCACTCTCATTCATCTTAAAAACCTTTCGTAGTCTTATATCCTGTATAATTGCGCATGTGGCACGCCATTAATAGTAATTATTGATTCGGGATTGATCATCCCGCATTCCAGGGCACATTCAATTGTTTTCTTGCCAAACAGATTCGCACTGGTTGCCCTTCCAAGAGCAGATTGCACTTGTTTTTCAGATACGATGTCCCCTTTATAGAAACTTTCCGTTATTTCGACAACAACATTTCCGTGTTCTAATTTCTGTCCGATTAACTCCTGGTCACAAGCAGCAACAATCAGTCTGTCTCCGGCTCGGTGTTCTTTGAGGTACATATATTTCCTCATACCAGTCTTATATGTTTTTTATCAGGTGCCAGCAAATCACCCGTTCGTTTCATTTTCTGAATAAGCTCCTCTGCGTGTTCCCTATCTATATTTTCAGCTGAGGCTTCTTCATAGACTTCATCCAAAGGTGCTTTACCTCCGGCATGTTTCTGACTTACGTGCTTTATAATATCCTGAAGTATGTGTATTTTGTCACGCTGGCTTTTACTCGTACCTGATGCTATGACATCCACATCAAGAGCTCCGGTGTCAGGATCAACACCAACTTGTTTCATACATGCGAGGGAAATTTTAGTGGTACGTTTTGCATCTTCAAGGGTCACAATGTTGCTAAGCCTTATTCGAGCACTGGATTCAGCAAGCCTGACCAGTGCTTCCAGTTGTCGTGCAGTGACAGGTACGGGTGAATCTTTGTTTTCTCCCATCTTACGTAGATCTAGATAGAAATCGACCAGATGTTGCCTGGCTTCTTCTTCCATAATGGGGTAGACCATCCTGCGTGCATAGGCGACGTATTTGCGTAATAATTCCGTCTCGATTTCAGGTAGGATTACTTTCTGGTGAGAGGCAACTTTTTCCTGTGTTATTGTGGAGGTGGATAATTTGTCCCATTGTTCATAGAGTTCTCCGGCATAATGGGATTTCAGGATATGGTTTGCGATATTAGCATCCATTTTTGAATCCGGTACATCAAGAAGGATGAAAATCAGATCAAACCTGGATATTAGGGCTGGAGGCATATTGATCTGCTCTGCAAGTCCTTCGTATCTGTCAAAACGCCCGTATTTAGGGTTTGCCGCTCCCAGCAGGGCACAACGGGATTTCAGTGTTGCCAGGATTCCAGCTTTTGCCACAGAGATTGTCTGTTGTTCCATTGCTTCATGGAGTGCACTTTTGTCTTCTCTGCTCATCTTATCCATTTCGTCCACTGCCGCAACTCCCATATCTGCCATAACCAGGGCACCGGCTTCCAGTGTCCAGCGACCGTCTCCCAGATCATCCTTAACCGCTGCTGCGGTCAGCCCACTTGATGAGGCACTCTTACCTGAAGCAAACACACCTCTTGGGGATAATTTCACCATGTATCTGAGTAATTGACTTTTTGCAATACCGGGGTCTCCTACAAGCAACAGGTGGATATCTCCTCTGACACGTCCTCCGTCAGGCAGGGATTTTGGGACTCCTGAGAATAACTGTAAAGTTAGTGCTTCTTTGATATTCTCATAACCATAAATAGAAGGAGCTATGGATTTTATAATTTTATTATATATCTGTGGATCATTGCTAAGTTCTATTATTTCGTCTTCTTCTTCCGGAGATATATCCAGCTCATCAAATTCCTGATCCAGGTATTCTATGGAATTGCAGTGTAAGACAAGATCGTAGAATGTGGATTTACCTTCGCGTGTGGTTCGCTGGTGGGACCTGAGGATGCCATTTACTACTACACGGTCACCTGGTTTCACAATGCCGGCCAGCTCATCTTCGGCATCGACATCAATACTCTGGGGCTGACTTCCTCCCTTGAGACTTTCGGGAGATTCCTGTACCTGGAGCTTCTGGGCATCGATGAAATTGGATTTATCAATGAGAAGTTTGAATGGCCCTCTTTTGCCGCAATTCTCTTCTTCACATTCGCCGGGTTCCACGAATTTTGGCCCGCTCTGGGGTACATAATTTACTGTCTCACAACGCATACAGTAAAATGCCGCATTGGTAATCTTTGGACGTACTTCGGTTGCCTTGCGGATCATTCCTTCAACTGCAATGAACTTGAGAAGATGATTGCTCCTGAGGTCACGTATCGTGACCTTGTTTGGAATACTGGTAAACTGGATGTGTGCATCATGCAGTTGTTTCTCAACAGGGAGCTCAATTTGTTTAAGAGCTTCTTCAGCCGAGGGGATAACCTCATCCGGCGTTTGTAATAATTCTTCGGAAAGCTCCCTGTCGAATTGTTCCAGATCTGTAAAATTTACTTCTATACTTCGTAATTCCGGGTATTCGTTGGCAAGTTTAAGTATATCATGCCAGCAATATCGTTTAAGAAAATCCCGGAACTTATTTTCCCATTTTTCTTCCGTCATTAATATCAGTGCATACCAGATTTGACTTCGGATTATAAAAACTTACAAGCTTTATCTATCTTTCGTGTGTATCATTTCTTTTGTCGTTGTATATCCCTGAGTACACCTCTTAATGTCTGTACTTCCCGGGGGGTAAGTTCTGCACGTCCGAATATCCTTTTTAGCATAATTGAAGTTTTTTCCATCTTATGTTTGGGGTGTTTTATATCTGCAAGCACCTTTTCAAAATGGTCATATAACAATTGAAGATCAAAACCATCAGCAATTGGTCTCTCGCCGATTTCCAGATTGCTCATCTCATACATTGTAACTGTTGCTGCATGGGAGATGTTCATTATGGGATATTTTTCTGATGTTGGAATTGTCATTATCATATCGCACCTTTTGAGTTCTTCCCGGGTAAATCCATTATCCTCTCTTCCGAAAAGGAAGGCAATCTTTCCATTAGTTTCCCTGAATTTATCCCGGATCTTGGAGGGAGTGTATGCAGGCATGCGTATGTGCTGGTCGGTTTTTATACCTGCAATCCCCGATGTACCAATTACTATATCTGTATCTTCAATAGCCTCTTCTAATGTGTCGACTTTAGGGCACCTTTCCAGTAAATCACGTGCATGGCATGACATTGCTCTTGCCTGCCCTTCCAGTTTACAGGGATTTACAAGAACCAGGTCATCAAATCCGAAATTTTCCATTGAGCGTGTGACCGAACCTACGTTTCCCTGGTATAGAGGTTCTACAAGTACGATTCTAATTTGTGGTGACATGTCTTGCTTTTTGAATACGCTCTTTACTATAATATCTTGCGAATGGTTGTCTGTTTGTAGTTGGTTTGATGCACTATTTCGTGCCAAAAAATGTTATATAATATACGAACAATCTACTTTATACTGCTCTAACAGCATTATTATGGAGTGATTTTATGAGTATTGAGAAAATATTGAAAGATACTTTCAAAGGGGAAACGACAGAAGTTGGATGGTACTTTGCCATGTCAAAACTGGCAGAGAGGGAAGGCTACCCTGAAGTTGCAGTTTACTTGCGCCAGATTGCAATGGATGAAGCCTGGCATGCCGCAGAGACTGCAGAAATTCTTGGCCTGATCAAAGATACCACAATTGAGAACATCAAGATGATGCTTGAAGGTGAAACCATGGCAGAAGGCGAAAAGGGTGATGCTGCTAAAATTGCCAGGGATGAAGGTAATGTACAGGCAGCTCTTTTCTTCGAGAAAGCTTCCTTTGATGAGGCAAGGCATAAAGAAGGCCTTAAAGGTCTGCTGAAAAGATTGGAAAAAGAGTGCTAATGAGGGATTATTGATGTCAAAAGATATTCTTGAAAAGGGTGCCATTCTCCAGAGGGACCGTGAAACATTCGCTATTGCTCCCCAAACACCGGGAGGCATTGTATCACCTGATATGTTGCGTAAGATTGCTGACACTGCAGATAAATATGATGCGGCTGCCATTAAACTGACATCCGCTCAGCGTGTCTGTATTGTAGGTCTTAAGGAAGACGATATTGACAATGCCTGGGATGACCTGGGTATGAAACCAGCTGCTGCAATCGGTCTATGTGTGAGAAGTATCAAGATTTGTCCGGGTACTACTTTCTGTAAACGAGGTCAGCAGGATGCTGTAACTCTCGGTCTTGAACTGGATGAGAAATACCATGGAATGCAACTTCCCTCCAAATTCAAAATAGCGGTTTCAGGCTGCATGAATTCATGTTCCGAACCTGCTGTCAGAGATATAGGTATCATGGGTACTCCAAAAGGTTATACCTTGATGGTCGGTGGTAATGCAGGTATTCGCCCAAGACTTGGTGATGTGATAGCTGATGGACTGAATGATGATGAGGTCAAAGAACTAGTTGATAAGATTGTCAGTTTTTACAAGACCCACACAAAAAAGCACAGGATCGGACGCATGATCGATGATATGGGTCTTGAAAATTTCAAAAGGGAAATAGGCCTGTAATTAAGGGATTCTTTCCTTTCTTTTCCTTTCTTTTTTTCTAATTCTCCTCTCCTGTTTTGTTTTTTGCATAATGAAAATATTTAAATGCAATTGTTACCACCAATAAACCATCTTATATTACTACTGCTAATAATTTTTGTAAAATAACTTTTAAAATGGTATCAGGAGATAGAATTTATGGCTATGGAATATTATTCTGGCATATCCGATGCTATGAGGATCACATTCGTGCAGGTCATGATATTGGCCACGATCGCGATTGGGATATTCCTCTATGGAATGTATATAAATCTGAAAAAATGGGGATTAGGTGCTGAAGGTTACGGACAAAAACCTTCCAAAGGCAGCATCTTTACTTTCCCGAAAACACTGGCCTATCAGATGAGTGAGGATGGGCATGGTCATAAGCAGAATATCATTGTGACTCTTGTGCTTGATATTCTATTGCAGCGTCGTATAATGCGCCGCAGTCCCCTTCGATGGTTCATGCATATTACCATTTTTGTAGGCTGGATGACCCTGTTCCTATTATCCCTTCTCATGTTCCTTGTGGAATTACTTCACATGGCACATCTGGGAATCGGGCCCGAACCTGCAGTCTTCAGGGAATTCCTTGGTCCAATTAATGACCTGTTCAGCTACATTCTGCTTACAGGTATAATAATTGCAATCGCAAGAAGGCTCTTTATTCCAAGAATGCGTGAAGCTACCATTGCATATGACTCTATACTGCTTGGTGGACTGACCCTCATTACTGTTACAGGGTTTATTGCTGATGGTATCAGGAATGGCACTTTCTGGGGCTTTGGTATTGAGTACCCCTATGCTCCACCAGCTGCACTGTTCCACGTGATAATTTCCCTGTTATTCTGTATTGCTTACATCCCGTACAGCAAATACATACACATGATTGCAACACCTCTTACTATTTTGGCCAACAAGGGAGGCGAATAAAATGGTACGTGATAATCCGTCTATTACAACGGAAAACCTTACAGCTGTCCAGCTTATGGAAATCGATTCCTGCACACGTTGTGGTGAATGTGTACAGTGGTGCCCGACCTATGACGCATCAGGCAAAAAACCCGGTCTTGCACCCAGGGACAAGATTCTGCGCTGGCAGGAATATATGAAGAAATCCTATGGTCTGCGTGCCCGGCTCTTTGGGCCTAAACAGGTTCCAGAGGAAGAAATTGAACAATTCAAGGAAGATGTTTACGGATGTACCACCTGTGCAATGTGTGCTACAGTTTGTGAATCCGGTATCAATACTGTTGAACTCTGGGAAGCAATGCGTGCCAATCTCGTAAAACGTGGCAATGGTCCTGTTGGTAAACAGCCCATGTTTGTCAAGCTCATAGGAGAATATGGCAACCCATACATGGCAGATCCCAAGGAACGTCTCAGTTGGGTTCCCGATGATGTTAAAATAGAAGATAAAGCAGATATTCTCTATTTCGGTGGCTGTACCGCAGAACTGAGACAGAAAAAACTTGCTTTTGCAACCGCACGTGTACTGAACCATCTGGATATTCCATTCACCATGCTCGGTGAGGATGAACAATGCTGTAATTCTGCTCTTGTAAGAACTGGCCAGTACGAAATCGAAGACATTTCCAGAAAGTCTGCCCGTAAAAATGTAGACGGTATCAAGGCAAGGGGTGCTACCAAGGTACTCTTCGCTTGTGCAGGTTGCTACAGGACCGCACTTGTGGATTGGCCAAGGTTGCTTGGTGAAGAACTTCCATTCGAGGTTATCCATATAACTGAGTACCTTGACAAACTCATCGATGAAGGCAAGATCAACTGGAAACAGCCCTTTGATAACAAAACTGTTACTTACCACGACCCATGTCACCTGGGGCGTCACGTTGGGGTCTTCGAACCACCACGTAAGGTATTGCGCAGCATCCCCGGTCTGAACTTTATTGAAATGGACCGTATAAAGGATAATCAACGCTGCTGCGGAGCAGGTGGTGGTGTCAAAGCAGGCATTCCTGACCTTGCACTTGGTGTTGCCGAGACGAGGGTTGAAGATGCTCTTGCCAAGAGCCCGGATATTCTTTCCAGTGCCTGTCCATTCTGTAAGAGAAATCTTTGTGATGGCAGGGACTCTGTCAAGGCAGAATCACTGGAAGTCGAAGATGTCATTGTTTTGACCGCTGAGGCTCTTGGTATCGATCTTTCTGATTGTGAAGATCAGGCAAGATAATTAACTCAAGGGGTTATACCCCTTTTATTTTCTTTTTTTAGAAACCTACATAAATTATCAGTTACGTCTTGTTGCTGCTATGCAAATTCCCTATGAGTTTTTAGGCAGGATATTCATATACCTGATAATTCTGACTTTGGCAGGGATATTGTTGGCACTTATAGTGGGTGCTTACAGTTTCAGGAAAAGGCACATAATTTTCCCAAGTTTTGTCCTTTTCATTCTCTATATGTTCTATACTCCGGCCAAATGGATATGCAGGGTATTCCATATCAGGGATACCCTGGTTGATGAAATTCTGATCGAAGTGCGCAATGCTGTAATGCTGGATGAATTTAGGAACAGTTCCGGTTTACGTGTTGTATTCCTGCCACAATGTCTAAGGCATGCCCGATGTCCTGCGCGTTGTGATCCG harbors:
- a CDS encoding S-layer protein domain-containing protein → MVTAGDSEVILNGTSVYVKAGESFDFEQDYSLHVKYVNPESERVWVSLSLNGESVADSILGKDEVFTYSSNSSTVFNITMDRIYYGSSGELVTFEPVYQYVDHRYPYNPDDEKVQNKVPNTSENESKKQGVPFLNPALLVLFALLLPYVYEHR
- a CDS encoding coiled-coil protein, which codes for MKDVSSMTERELKDTVNNYRKEISQHEKSLKGVFEELKLHKTNIDELKEKRNELNAKVRELAKEAREEKTQRDEINKKIADLKSRRNEVAGERNKVVKDINDLKKKRDQYNEQSKGSLETLSKAYAEDLDKFLNADIPLKHEQDLFEKLNELEKRLEAAKAANDFHKQVINIYENTRDIGDEERDVSKEIKQLAEKSQQHHLNMIELYKQVDEIRKEADKFHSQIKETYQVIAPTREKIDPLKTKISSLRDELSIYLDKLNDIQTHKDEQKKSNQHVAAKEKFEKTGKLSLEELRVLMDKGDIKL
- a CDS encoding nitrite/sulfite reductase domain-containing protein; this encodes MSKDILEKGAILQRDRETFAIAPQTPGGIVSPDMLRKIADTADKYDAAAIKLTSAQRVCIVGLKEDDIDNAWDDLGMKPAAAIGLCVRSIKICPGTTFCKRGQQDAVTLGLELDEKYHGMQLPSKFKIAVSGCMNSCSEPAVRDIGIMGTPKGYTLMVGGNAGIRPRLGDVIADGLNDDEVKELVDKIVSFYKTHTKKHRIGRMIDDMGLENFKREIGL
- a CDS encoding (Fe-S)-binding protein — its product is MVRDNPSITTENLTAVQLMEIDSCTRCGECVQWCPTYDASGKKPGLAPRDKILRWQEYMKKSYGLRARLFGPKQVPEEEIEQFKEDVYGCTTCAMCATVCESGINTVELWEAMRANLVKRGNGPVGKQPMFVKLIGEYGNPYMADPKERLSWVPDDVKIEDKADILYFGGCTAELRQKKLAFATARVLNHLDIPFTMLGEDEQCCNSALVRTGQYEIEDISRKSARKNVDGIKARGATKVLFACAGCYRTALVDWPRLLGEELPFEVIHITEYLDKLIDEGKINWKQPFDNKTVTYHDPCHLGRHVGVFEPPRKVLRSIPGLNFIEMDRIKDNQRCCGAGGGVKAGIPDLALGVAETRVEDALAKSPDILSSACPFCKRNLCDGRDSVKAESLEVEDVIVLTAEALGIDLSDCEDQAR
- a CDS encoding DUF116 domain-containing protein, which codes for MQIPYEFLGRIFIYLIILTLAGILLALIVGAYSFRKRHIIFPSFVLFILYMFYTPAKWICRVFHIRDTLVDEILIEVRNAVMLDEFRNSSGLRVVFLPQCLRHARCPARCDPIHGYECRRCGLCSIGYISEEAEKRGFRAFVIPGGSFIKKIIKNYHPTSCIGVACYTELAEAMEEVSFMPVQGICLLKDGCFETEVDVEAIIEKMEACNVRSDR
- a CDS encoding minichromosome maintenance protein MCM translates to MTEEKWENKFRDFLKRYCWHDILKLANEYPELRSIEVNFTDLEQFDRELSEELLQTPDEVIPSAEEALKQIELPVEKQLHDAHIQFTSIPNKVTIRDLRSNHLLKFIAVEGMIRKATEVRPKITNAAFYCMRCETVNYVPQSGPKFVEPGECEEENCGKRGPFKLLIDKSNFIDAQKLQVQESPESLKGGSQPQSIDVDAEDELAGIVKPGDRVVVNGILRSHQRTTREGKSTFYDLVLHCNSIEYLDQEFDELDISPEEEDEIIELSNDPQIYNKIIKSIAPSIYGYENIKEALTLQLFSGVPKSLPDGGRVRGDIHLLLVGDPGIAKSQLLRYMVKLSPRGVFASGKSASSSGLTAAAVKDDLGDGRWTLEAGALVMADMGVAAVDEMDKMSREDKSALHEAMEQQTISVAKAGILATLKSRCALLGAANPKYGRFDRYEGLAEQINMPPALISRFDLIFILLDVPDSKMDANIANHILKSHYAGELYEQWDKLSTSTITQEKVASHQKVILPEIETELLRKYVAYARRMVYPIMEEEARQHLVDFYLDLRKMGENKDSPVPVTARQLEALVRLAESSARIRLSNIVTLEDAKRTTKISLACMKQVGVDPDTGALDVDVIASGTSKSQRDKIHILQDIIKHVSQKHAGGKAPLDEVYEEASAENIDREHAEELIQKMKRTGDLLAPDKKHIRLV
- a CDS encoding RNA methyltransferase; the protein is MSPQIRIVLVEPLYQGNVGSVTRSMENFGFDDLVLVNPCKLEGQARAMSCHARDLLERCPKVDTLEEAIEDTDIVIGTSGIAGIKTDQHIRMPAYTPSKIRDKFRETNGKIAFLFGREDNGFTREELKRCDMIMTIPTSEKYPIMNISHAATVTMYEMSNLEIGERPIADGFDLQLLYDHFEKVLADIKHPKHKMEKTSIMLKRIFGRAELTPREVQTLRGVLRDIQRQKK
- a CDS encoding disulfide reductase produces the protein MAMEYYSGISDAMRITFVQVMILATIAIGIFLYGMYINLKKWGLGAEGYGQKPSKGSIFTFPKTLAYQMSEDGHGHKQNIIVTLVLDILLQRRIMRRSPLRWFMHITIFVGWMTLFLLSLLMFLVELLHMAHLGIGPEPAVFREFLGPINDLFSYILLTGIIIAIARRLFIPRMREATIAYDSILLGGLTLITVTGFIADGIRNGTFWGFGIEYPYAPPAALFHVIISLLFCIAYIPYSKYIHMIATPLTILANKGGE
- a CDS encoding DUF424 domain-containing protein; the encoded protein is MYLKEHRAGDRLIVAACDQELIGQKLEHGNVVVEITESFYKGDIVSEKQVQSALGRATSANLFGKKTIECALECGMINPESIITINGVPHAQLYRI
- a CDS encoding ferritin-like domain-containing protein is translated as MSIEKILKDTFKGETTEVGWYFAMSKLAEREGYPEVAVYLRQIAMDEAWHAAETAEILGLIKDTTIENIKMMLEGETMAEGEKGDAAKIARDEGNVQAALFFEKASFDEARHKEGLKGLLKRLEKEC